Proteins encoded within one genomic window of Oncorhynchus nerka isolate Pitt River linkage group LG9b, Oner_Uvic_2.0, whole genome shotgun sequence:
- the dhx30 gene encoding ATP-dependent RNA helicase DHX30 isoform X1, with translation MVAVYARVITYFVLSLRKCEAAGVCISNMALPGSVLVRLRALCNLGKSLDTGNTIGHNYNRVRWYKTKAKSNQDTAASAGQTRRGSELLKEFPEPKSLLFTTISRSLGVSDLSQHIQYHCTEDGGLKRATVTLLWPSKMEVEGFARKKIDAERYAAAAACHKLREMGVLGPDNQVARRSVGRGRGPPLSALQDLEECRWTDVHVPRRDLQNGSLEPCIQSSVYRAPEENSELSQALSMFVNPKALLTRVIQVATSSNRFRELVQYKTVGGKMKRCELTMRWPEEITFVASALRRVEAERRAAALACLKLKQMELLDEDNQPLTHAKYHKEEMREAGQRDRQPCHLEIPEYLEHSTREYLTQYPVATEMQKLWEEEEERSQQRLNQQDEEEEEDLVTDAITGRPYRPLSTQEAEQLSSDLQEEWERAGPGLGVELPVDAHRERVVSAVESSRVIVVAGETGCGKTTRIPRFLLEGRVRGGDGAECNILVTQPRRISAVSVAHRVAHEMGPALKRSVGYQVRLESRPPEHSGGALLFLTVGVLLRKLQGNASLRGVSHVVVDEVHERDVNTDLLLALLRPALRDNPNLRVVLMSATGDNQRLAQYFGGCPVVSVPGFMHPVRDRYLEEVLREMGRPPLPPARTDLQGREKDDATPDLDLVANVIEHIHRQGEPGAVLCFLPGWQDIKAVQKRLEEKPTFQSGSQMILPLHSSMSVGDQQTVFQRPPEGRRKIVLATNIAETSITIDDIVHVVNAGSQKEQNYDTRTKVSCLDTVWISRSNVTQRRGRAGRCQPGHAYHLFPRQRLESMTTFPVPEILRTPLESLVVQAKIHSPHCKAVDFLSQVLDSPEREAVTDAVRNLQEIGVLDKTEALTPLGERVACLSCDPRLGKVLVLAALFRCVLPLLSVTACLTRDPFHNSMQNRALVAKAKEDLGGSSYSDYLVFSRAVLGWRSVQQERDRETRQDYLNRYTLSGAGLRFINGLTSQFSENLLEAGLVERSADCQRSSSLYNQHSHQDELVKAVLLAGLYPNLIQVKRGAVTKGRFRPNSLSFRTQSGPVLIHRSSVNRGEEQFPSRWLTFFSAIKSNGNVFIRDSSAAHPLALLLLTDCDITERVNGDRVEVAFPGRSLVRCELSVQTWELLWELRSSIQTMLYRNLRPHSSANYITQDGKLISLLVELLNNTESNTDAQPNGGHSDSEVD, from the exons ATGGTGGCAGTGTATGCACGTGTCATTACCTATTTCGTGTTGTCACTAAGGAAGTGCGAAGCAGCCGGCGTTTGTATTTCAAACATGGCGCTGCCCGGTTCAGTACTCGTGCGACTCAGAGCGTTGTGTAACCTTGGAAAATCTTTGGATACAGGGAACACAATTGGACACAATTACAATCGGGTCCGGTGGTACAAGACAAAAGCCAAAAGCAATCAGGACACTGCAGCGTCAGCGGGCCAGACAAGACGGG GTAGTGAGCTGCTGAAAGAGTTCCCTGAACCGAAGAGCCTGCTGTTTACCACCATATCCCGGTCGCTTGGGGTGTCTGACCTCTCCCAACACATCCAGTACCATTGCACAGAGGATGGGGGTCTCAAG AGAGCCACTGTCACACTCCTCTGGCCCAGCAAGATGGAGGTGGAGGGCTTTGCTCGCAAGAAGATTGATGCTGAACgatacgctgctgctgctgcctgtcaCAAGCTGAGG GAGATGGGTGTGCTGGGTCCAGACAATCAGGTGGCCAGGAGGAGTGTGGGACGAGGGCGAGGACCACCACTGTCAGCCTTACAGGACCTGGAGGAGTGTCGGTGGACAGATGTCCATGTGCCTAGAAGAGACCTCCAGAATGGATCCTTGGAACCTTGCATACAATCAAG TGTATACAGGGCACCTGAGGAGAATTCTGAGCTCTCCCAGGCTCTTTCCATGTTCGTAAATCCTAAAGCTCTGCTGACCAGGGTCATCCAGGTGGCCACGTCCTCCAACAGATTCAGG GAGCTGGTACAGTACAAGACAGTGGGTGGTAAGATGAAGAGATGTGAGCTGACCATGCGATGGCCAGAGGAGATTACGTTTGTGGCCTCTGCTCTTCGCAGAGtcgaggcagagaggagagctgcTGCTCTGGCCTGTCTCAAACTGAAG CAAATGGAGCTGCTAGATGAGGACAACCAACCTCTGACCCATGCTAAGTACCACAAGGAGGAGATGCGTGAGgcggggcagagagacagacagccctgCCATCTGGAGATACCCGAGTACTTGGAGCATAGTACCAGAGAATACCTCACACAG TATCCAGTGGCGACAGAGATGCAGAAgctgtgggaggaggaggaggagagaagccaGCAAAGGTTGAACCAGCaggacgaagaggaggaagaggacctcGTCACAGACGCCATCACAGGCAGGCCATACCGGCCCCTCTCTACCCAGGAGGCCGAGCAGCTGAGCTCCGACCtacaggaggagtgggagagggcagGGCCTGGCCTGGGGGTGGAGCTCCCGGTCGACGCCCACCGGGAACGTGTTGTGTCAGCGGTGGAGTCCTCCAGGGTCATCGTGGTTGCTGGGGAGACGGGATGTGGCAAGACAACGCGTATCCCGCGCTTCCTTCTGGAGGGGCGTGTGCGGGGCGGGGATGGAGCGGAGTGTAACATCTTGGTCACCCAACCTCGGAGGATTAGCGCTGTGTCAGTGGCTCACCGTGTTGCCCACGAGATGGGCCCCGCCCTCAAACGCTCTGTAGGGTATCAG GTGCGTCTGGAGAGCCGTCCCCCGGAGCACAGCGGTGGGGCCCTTCTCTTCCTGACGGTGGGGGTGTTACTGAGGAAGCTGCAGGGTAACGCCTCCCTGAGGGGGGTTAGCCATGTGGTGGTGGATGAGGTCCACGAGAGGGACGTCAATACGGACCTGCTGCTGGCCCTGCTGCGACCCGCTCTAAGGGACAACCCCAACCTCCGTGTCGTGCTGATGAGCGCCACAGGGGATAACCAGAGGCTGGCCCAGTACTTCGGGGGCTGCCCCGTGGTCAGTGTTCCCGGGTTCATGCACCCTGTCAGGGATCGGTACCTGGAGGAGGTCCTTAGGGAGATGGGGAGACCACCGCTACCACCGGCAAGGACAGACCTGCAGGGACGG GAGAAGGATGATGCCACGCCAGACCTGGACCTAGTAGCTAATGTGATAGAGCACATCCACAGACAGGGAGAGCCAG GTGCAGTGCTGTGTTTCCTACCAGGTTGGCAGGACATTAAGGCCGTCCAGAAGAGACTAGAGGAGAAGCCAACCTTCCAGTCTGGCTCTCAAATGATCCTACCAT tACACTCAAGTATGTCGGTGGGTGACCAGCAGACCGTGTTCCAGCGCCCTCCTGAGGGCCGGAGGAAGATCGTCCTGGCCACCAACATCGCTGAGACCTCTATCACCATCGACGACATTGTTCACGTAGTAAACGCGGGCTCTCAGAAGGAGCAGAACTACGACACACGGACCAAG GTGTCATGTCTAGACACAGTCTGGATCTCGCGCTCCAACGTCACTCAGCGTAGAGGGAGGGCGGGGCGATGCCAGCCCGGACATGCCTACCACCTGTTCCCACGGCAACGCCTGGAATCAATGACGACCTTCCCTGTGCCTGAGATCCTACGCACCCCTCTGGAGAGCCTGGTGGTACAGGCCAAGATCCACAGCCCCCACTGCAAG GCAGTGGATTTCTTATCGCAGGTGTTGGACAGCCCAGAGCGAGAGGCTGTGACCGATGCTGTTCGCAACCTGCAAGAGATTG GTGTTCTGGACAAGACAGAGGCCCTGACTCCCCTGGGGGAGAGAGTAGCCTGTCTGTCCTGTGACCCGCGCCTGGGGAAGGTGCTGGTGCTTGCTGCTCTGTTCCGCTGTGTTCTGCCCCTGCTGTCAGTCACAGCCTGTCTCACCAGAGACCCTTTCCACAACAGCATGCAGAACAGAGCCCTGGTCGCTAAG GCTAAGGAAGACCTGGGAGGTTCAAGCTACAGTGATTACCTGGTGTTCAGTCGAGCCGTGTTGGGCTGGAGGAGTGTTCagcaagagagggacagagagaccagacaggactaCTTGAACAGATACACACTGTCTGGAGCCGGCCTGCGCTTCATCaatg GTCTGACTTCCCAGTTCAGTGAGAACCTCCTTGAGGCTGGGCTGGTGGAGCGTTCAGCTGACTGCCAGAGATCCTCCTCCCTCTACAACCAACACAGCCACCAGGACGAGCTGGTCAAGGCTGTGCTGCTGGCCGGACTCTACCCCAACCTCATACAG GTGAAAAGGGGAGCAGTGACCAAAGGTCGCTTCCGCCCCAACAGCCTGTCCTTCCGTACGCAGAGTGGCCCAGTGCTCATACACCGCTCCTCCGTcaacag GGGAGAGGAGCAGTTCCCCAGTCGCTGGCTGACCTTCTTCAGTGCAATCAAGTCCAACGGTAACGTCTTTATCAGAGACTCCTCAGCAGCCCACCCCCTCGCCCTACTGCTGCTCACCGACTGTGACATCACTGAGAGAG TGAATGGTGACCGTGTGGAGGTGGCGTTCCCGGGGCGGTCGCTGGTACGCTGTGAGCTGTCTGTCCAGACATGGGAGCTGCTGTGGGAGCTACGCTCCTCCATCCAGACCATGCTGTACCGCAACCTCCGCCCACACAGCTCAGCCAATTACATCACACAGGATGGCAAGCTCATCTCGCTATTGGTGGAGCTGCTGAACAATACTGAGTCCAATACAGATGCCCAGCCAAACGGTGGCCACAGTGACTCTGAAGTAGACTGA
- the LOC115114859 gene encoding alanine aminotransferase 2 isoform X2 has protein sequence MLADFHNQASLPTGVLTAVPTYSSFKMMLQRLGAAVVPYYLDEEQCWAMEVEELRRALQASKGVCNTVALYVINPGNPTGHVQSRKCIEKVIRFAAEERLFIMADEVYQESVFGEGSEFVSYKKVLSEMGPPLSHTVELASFHSASKGFMGECGLRGGYVELVNLDPAVMRYAYTLFSTDICAPVTGQLALELMANPPRPGDPSYPVYAQETQSIRAMLVHNMNWVPEFLNNIPGISCQPMMGGAFVFPRLYLPQAAIEKAKVVGMQPDLWYCKRLLEEAGVCVGPGCEYGQKEGTHHIRLCVMTPVETMEEVLKRLKNFHLHFLKEFS, from the exons ATGCTGGCTGACTTCCACAATCAGGCCTCACTTCCGACAGGTGTGCTGACCGCTGTGCCCACCTACTCTTCCTTCAAAATGATGTTGCAAAGGCTTGGTGCAGCCGTTGTTCCCTACTACCTAGATGAGGAGCAGTGTTGGGCGATGGAGGTGGAGGAGCTACGCAGAGCATTACAGGCCTCTAAGGGTGTCTGCAACACAGTTGCCCTGTATGTCATCAACCCGGGGAATCCTACAG gTCATGTTCAGAGCAGGAAGTGTATTGAAAAGGTGATCCGATtcgctgctgaggagaggctcTTCATCATGGCTGATGAG GTGTATCAGGAAAGTGTGTTCGGAGAGGGCAGTGAGTTTGTCTCCTACAAAAAGGTTCTGTCTGAAATGgggcctcctctctctcacacagtggAGCTGGCCTCTTTCCACTCAGCATCCAAAGGCTTCATGGGAGA GTGTGGGCTTCGCGGGGGGTACGTGGAGCTGGTGAACCTTGACCCCGCCGTCATGAGGTACGCCTACACCCTCTTTTCCACTGACATCTGTGCCCCTGTGACTGGTCAGCTAGCCCTGGAGCTCATGGCTAACCCTCCCAGGCCAGGGGACCCATCATACCCGGTCTATGCCCAG GAGACCCAGTCTATCCGGGCCATGCTGGTCCATAACATGAACTGGGTCCCAGAGTTTCTGAACAATATCCCAGGGATCAGCTGTCAGCCAATGATGGGAGGAGCTTTCGTATTTCCCCGGCTGTATCTACCCCAAGCAGCCATTGAGAAGGCCAAG GTGGTGGGGATGCAGCCTGACCTGTGGTACTGTAAACGGTTACTAGAGGAGGCAGGAGTGTGTGTGGGACCGGGGTGTGAGTATGGACAGAAGGAAGGCACCCACCACATCAG actGTGTGTCATGACCCCAGTGGAAACCATGGAAGAGGTACTGAAACGCCTGAAGAACTTCCACCTGCACTTCCTCAAGGAGTTCTCCTGA
- the LOC115114859 gene encoding alanine aminotransferase 2 isoform X1, with translation MTSGSQRSIMQVLKMLADFHNQASLPTGVLTAVPTYSSFKMMLQRLGAAVVPYYLDEEQCWAMEVEELRRALQASKGVCNTVALYVINPGNPTGHVQSRKCIEKVIRFAAEERLFIMADEVYQESVFGEGSEFVSYKKVLSEMGPPLSHTVELASFHSASKGFMGECGLRGGYVELVNLDPAVMRYAYTLFSTDICAPVTGQLALELMANPPRPGDPSYPVYAQETQSIRAMLVHNMNWVPEFLNNIPGISCQPMMGGAFVFPRLYLPQAAIEKAKVVGMQPDLWYCKRLLEEAGVCVGPGCEYGQKEGTHHIRLCVMTPVETMEEVLKRLKNFHLHFLKEFS, from the exons ATGACCTCTGGCTCTCAAAGGTCAATAATG CAAGTGTTGAAGATGCTGGCTGACTTCCACAATCAGGCCTCACTTCCGACAGGTGTGCTGACCGCTGTGCCCACCTACTCTTCCTTCAAAATGATGTTGCAAAGGCTTGGTGCAGCCGTTGTTCCCTACTACCTAGATGAGGAGCAGTGTTGGGCGATGGAGGTGGAGGAGCTACGCAGAGCATTACAGGCCTCTAAGGGTGTCTGCAACACAGTTGCCCTGTATGTCATCAACCCGGGGAATCCTACAG gTCATGTTCAGAGCAGGAAGTGTATTGAAAAGGTGATCCGATtcgctgctgaggagaggctcTTCATCATGGCTGATGAG GTGTATCAGGAAAGTGTGTTCGGAGAGGGCAGTGAGTTTGTCTCCTACAAAAAGGTTCTGTCTGAAATGgggcctcctctctctcacacagtggAGCTGGCCTCTTTCCACTCAGCATCCAAAGGCTTCATGGGAGA GTGTGGGCTTCGCGGGGGGTACGTGGAGCTGGTGAACCTTGACCCCGCCGTCATGAGGTACGCCTACACCCTCTTTTCCACTGACATCTGTGCCCCTGTGACTGGTCAGCTAGCCCTGGAGCTCATGGCTAACCCTCCCAGGCCAGGGGACCCATCATACCCGGTCTATGCCCAG GAGACCCAGTCTATCCGGGCCATGCTGGTCCATAACATGAACTGGGTCCCAGAGTTTCTGAACAATATCCCAGGGATCAGCTGTCAGCCAATGATGGGAGGAGCTTTCGTATTTCCCCGGCTGTATCTACCCCAAGCAGCCATTGAGAAGGCCAAG GTGGTGGGGATGCAGCCTGACCTGTGGTACTGTAAACGGTTACTAGAGGAGGCAGGAGTGTGTGTGGGACCGGGGTGTGAGTATGGACAGAAGGAAGGCACCCACCACATCAG actGTGTGTCATGACCCCAGTGGAAACCATGGAAGAGGTACTGAAACGCCTGAAGAACTTCCACCTGCACTTCCTCAAGGAGTTCTCCTGA
- the dhx30 gene encoding ATP-dependent RNA helicase DHX30 isoform X2, translated as MVAVYARVITYFVLSLRKCEAAGVCISNMALPGSVLVRLRALCNLGKSLDTGNTIGHNYNRVRWYKTKAKSNQDTAASAGQTRRGSELLKEFPEPKSLLFTTISRSLGVSDLSQHIQYHCTEDGGLKRATVTLLWPSKMEVEGFARKKIDAERYAAAAACHKLREMGVLGPDNQVARRSVGRGRGPPLSALQDLEECRWTDVHVPRRDLQNGSLEPCIQSSVYRAPEENSELSQALSMFVNPKALLTRVIQVATSSNRFRELVQYKTVGGKMKRCELTMRWPEEITFVASALRRVEAERRAAALACLKLKQMELLDEDNQPLTHAKYHKEEMREAGQRDRQPCHLEIPEYLEHSTREYLTQYPVATEMQKLWEEEEERSQQRLNQQDEEEEEDLVTDAITGRPYRPLSTQEAEQLSSDLQEEWERAGPGLGVELPVDAHRERVVSAVESSRVIVVAGETGCGKTTRIPRFLLEGRVRGGDGAECNILVTQPRRISAVSVAHRVAHEMGPALKRSVGYQVRLESRPPEHSGGALLFLTVGVLLRKLQGNASLRGVSHVVVDEVHERDVNTDLLLALLRPALRDNPNLRVVLMSATGDNQRLAQYFGGCPVVSVPGFMHPVRDRYLEEVLREMGRPPLPPARTDLQGRKDDATPDLDLVANVIEHIHRQGEPGAVLCFLPGWQDIKAVQKRLEEKPTFQSGSQMILPLHSSMSVGDQQTVFQRPPEGRRKIVLATNIAETSITIDDIVHVVNAGSQKEQNYDTRTKVSCLDTVWISRSNVTQRRGRAGRCQPGHAYHLFPRQRLESMTTFPVPEILRTPLESLVVQAKIHSPHCKAVDFLSQVLDSPEREAVTDAVRNLQEIGVLDKTEALTPLGERVACLSCDPRLGKVLVLAALFRCVLPLLSVTACLTRDPFHNSMQNRALVAKAKEDLGGSSYSDYLVFSRAVLGWRSVQQERDRETRQDYLNRYTLSGAGLRFINGLTSQFSENLLEAGLVERSADCQRSSSLYNQHSHQDELVKAVLLAGLYPNLIQVKRGAVTKGRFRPNSLSFRTQSGPVLIHRSSVNRGEEQFPSRWLTFFSAIKSNGNVFIRDSSAAHPLALLLLTDCDITERVNGDRVEVAFPGRSLVRCELSVQTWELLWELRSSIQTMLYRNLRPHSSANYITQDGKLISLLVELLNNTESNTDAQPNGGHSDSEVD; from the exons ATGGTGGCAGTGTATGCACGTGTCATTACCTATTTCGTGTTGTCACTAAGGAAGTGCGAAGCAGCCGGCGTTTGTATTTCAAACATGGCGCTGCCCGGTTCAGTACTCGTGCGACTCAGAGCGTTGTGTAACCTTGGAAAATCTTTGGATACAGGGAACACAATTGGACACAATTACAATCGGGTCCGGTGGTACAAGACAAAAGCCAAAAGCAATCAGGACACTGCAGCGTCAGCGGGCCAGACAAGACGGG GTAGTGAGCTGCTGAAAGAGTTCCCTGAACCGAAGAGCCTGCTGTTTACCACCATATCCCGGTCGCTTGGGGTGTCTGACCTCTCCCAACACATCCAGTACCATTGCACAGAGGATGGGGGTCTCAAG AGAGCCACTGTCACACTCCTCTGGCCCAGCAAGATGGAGGTGGAGGGCTTTGCTCGCAAGAAGATTGATGCTGAACgatacgctgctgctgctgcctgtcaCAAGCTGAGG GAGATGGGTGTGCTGGGTCCAGACAATCAGGTGGCCAGGAGGAGTGTGGGACGAGGGCGAGGACCACCACTGTCAGCCTTACAGGACCTGGAGGAGTGTCGGTGGACAGATGTCCATGTGCCTAGAAGAGACCTCCAGAATGGATCCTTGGAACCTTGCATACAATCAAG TGTATACAGGGCACCTGAGGAGAATTCTGAGCTCTCCCAGGCTCTTTCCATGTTCGTAAATCCTAAAGCTCTGCTGACCAGGGTCATCCAGGTGGCCACGTCCTCCAACAGATTCAGG GAGCTGGTACAGTACAAGACAGTGGGTGGTAAGATGAAGAGATGTGAGCTGACCATGCGATGGCCAGAGGAGATTACGTTTGTGGCCTCTGCTCTTCGCAGAGtcgaggcagagaggagagctgcTGCTCTGGCCTGTCTCAAACTGAAG CAAATGGAGCTGCTAGATGAGGACAACCAACCTCTGACCCATGCTAAGTACCACAAGGAGGAGATGCGTGAGgcggggcagagagacagacagccctgCCATCTGGAGATACCCGAGTACTTGGAGCATAGTACCAGAGAATACCTCACACAG TATCCAGTGGCGACAGAGATGCAGAAgctgtgggaggaggaggaggagagaagccaGCAAAGGTTGAACCAGCaggacgaagaggaggaagaggacctcGTCACAGACGCCATCACAGGCAGGCCATACCGGCCCCTCTCTACCCAGGAGGCCGAGCAGCTGAGCTCCGACCtacaggaggagtgggagagggcagGGCCTGGCCTGGGGGTGGAGCTCCCGGTCGACGCCCACCGGGAACGTGTTGTGTCAGCGGTGGAGTCCTCCAGGGTCATCGTGGTTGCTGGGGAGACGGGATGTGGCAAGACAACGCGTATCCCGCGCTTCCTTCTGGAGGGGCGTGTGCGGGGCGGGGATGGAGCGGAGTGTAACATCTTGGTCACCCAACCTCGGAGGATTAGCGCTGTGTCAGTGGCTCACCGTGTTGCCCACGAGATGGGCCCCGCCCTCAAACGCTCTGTAGGGTATCAG GTGCGTCTGGAGAGCCGTCCCCCGGAGCACAGCGGTGGGGCCCTTCTCTTCCTGACGGTGGGGGTGTTACTGAGGAAGCTGCAGGGTAACGCCTCCCTGAGGGGGGTTAGCCATGTGGTGGTGGATGAGGTCCACGAGAGGGACGTCAATACGGACCTGCTGCTGGCCCTGCTGCGACCCGCTCTAAGGGACAACCCCAACCTCCGTGTCGTGCTGATGAGCGCCACAGGGGATAACCAGAGGCTGGCCCAGTACTTCGGGGGCTGCCCCGTGGTCAGTGTTCCCGGGTTCATGCACCCTGTCAGGGATCGGTACCTGGAGGAGGTCCTTAGGGAGATGGGGAGACCACCGCTACCACCGGCAAGGACAGACCTGCAGGGACGG AAGGATGATGCCACGCCAGACCTGGACCTAGTAGCTAATGTGATAGAGCACATCCACAGACAGGGAGAGCCAG GTGCAGTGCTGTGTTTCCTACCAGGTTGGCAGGACATTAAGGCCGTCCAGAAGAGACTAGAGGAGAAGCCAACCTTCCAGTCTGGCTCTCAAATGATCCTACCAT tACACTCAAGTATGTCGGTGGGTGACCAGCAGACCGTGTTCCAGCGCCCTCCTGAGGGCCGGAGGAAGATCGTCCTGGCCACCAACATCGCTGAGACCTCTATCACCATCGACGACATTGTTCACGTAGTAAACGCGGGCTCTCAGAAGGAGCAGAACTACGACACACGGACCAAG GTGTCATGTCTAGACACAGTCTGGATCTCGCGCTCCAACGTCACTCAGCGTAGAGGGAGGGCGGGGCGATGCCAGCCCGGACATGCCTACCACCTGTTCCCACGGCAACGCCTGGAATCAATGACGACCTTCCCTGTGCCTGAGATCCTACGCACCCCTCTGGAGAGCCTGGTGGTACAGGCCAAGATCCACAGCCCCCACTGCAAG GCAGTGGATTTCTTATCGCAGGTGTTGGACAGCCCAGAGCGAGAGGCTGTGACCGATGCTGTTCGCAACCTGCAAGAGATTG GTGTTCTGGACAAGACAGAGGCCCTGACTCCCCTGGGGGAGAGAGTAGCCTGTCTGTCCTGTGACCCGCGCCTGGGGAAGGTGCTGGTGCTTGCTGCTCTGTTCCGCTGTGTTCTGCCCCTGCTGTCAGTCACAGCCTGTCTCACCAGAGACCCTTTCCACAACAGCATGCAGAACAGAGCCCTGGTCGCTAAG GCTAAGGAAGACCTGGGAGGTTCAAGCTACAGTGATTACCTGGTGTTCAGTCGAGCCGTGTTGGGCTGGAGGAGTGTTCagcaagagagggacagagagaccagacaggactaCTTGAACAGATACACACTGTCTGGAGCCGGCCTGCGCTTCATCaatg GTCTGACTTCCCAGTTCAGTGAGAACCTCCTTGAGGCTGGGCTGGTGGAGCGTTCAGCTGACTGCCAGAGATCCTCCTCCCTCTACAACCAACACAGCCACCAGGACGAGCTGGTCAAGGCTGTGCTGCTGGCCGGACTCTACCCCAACCTCATACAG GTGAAAAGGGGAGCAGTGACCAAAGGTCGCTTCCGCCCCAACAGCCTGTCCTTCCGTACGCAGAGTGGCCCAGTGCTCATACACCGCTCCTCCGTcaacag GGGAGAGGAGCAGTTCCCCAGTCGCTGGCTGACCTTCTTCAGTGCAATCAAGTCCAACGGTAACGTCTTTATCAGAGACTCCTCAGCAGCCCACCCCCTCGCCCTACTGCTGCTCACCGACTGTGACATCACTGAGAGAG TGAATGGTGACCGTGTGGAGGTGGCGTTCCCGGGGCGGTCGCTGGTACGCTGTGAGCTGTCTGTCCAGACATGGGAGCTGCTGTGGGAGCTACGCTCCTCCATCCAGACCATGCTGTACCGCAACCTCCGCCCACACAGCTCAGCCAATTACATCACACAGGATGGCAAGCTCATCTCGCTATTGGTGGAGCTGCTGAACAATACTGAGTCCAATACAGATGCCCAGCCAAACGGTGGCCACAGTGACTCTGAAGTAGACTGA